The Streptomyces sp. NBC_01439 genome contains the following window.
ACTCGGCAGCGCGCCACGCCTCCTCCTCCTCCTCCTCCTCCTCCTCCTCCTCCTCCTCCTCCTCCCGGACGATCACGTGCATCCGCAGAGCGATGCGGACCCGACGCCCGTGCGCCGCGCTGATGTCCCAGACGCGCTCGATGTTGCGCCGTGTGTCCTCGGGCTTCTCGGCCCACAGCACGTGTGTATGTCGGCGAACATGCCGCTCAACCGGATCGCCTCGTCGGTCATGCCCGACAGGAAGATCTCCGGCCGCTTCTCCAGCGCGGGGTAGATGCGCAGCCCCTCGATGTCGTAGAAGTCGCCCTTGTGGGAGTAGTCCTGCGTGATGCCCGAGCCCTCCCACGTCTCGTTGAGAATGGTGAGCCACTCCTCGGCACGGGCCAGCCGCCGTTCGGCCGTCTCCGCCGCTCTGATGATCCGGTCGTCGACTCCCAGCCGCCGAGTACGACGTTCGGGGAGAGCCGGCGGCCGACCAGCTGAAGGATCGAGGCGCATTGTTTGGCGAAGTGCGCCAGGTGAACCTGGTTCAAGCGGATGGCGCCGAACATCTCGATGCGGTGGGTACGGGCCAGCAGCATCGTGAGCTGCACCCAGTTGTCGATGAAATTGCTGTACGCCGTCGGCGCGAGCATGCCATGGAACCCGGCGGCCTCGGCCTCCTCGATCGTGCGCTGCTGGTGATGCAGCGTCGGCATGTCTCCCTCGGGGGCCACGTACCCACGTGTGAGACGTCTGGAGAGGGCAGCAGAAGGTTCTAGAGGCGAACCGGTTCTGTCGGACGGAATTGGCTGGTCATGGAAACCCATCGGACAGGGCGAGCCGTATCGAGATCACTGGTGAAGCGCGGATCGTCGGCAAAACGGCTGCGAGCTCGTGTGCAGTGGAGCCCAGCGACGGCGGCGGCTTCGGAAGGGGGGCGCTTGCCGCTCGCGGCAGGGCCGACGTCGAGCCACATCACACCGGCCCCTCGGTCCACCGCGATTTCATGGTCCGGCGCGCGGAACCACGCCGGCGCGGTCATCGCCGCGGCCATGACGCCGACGGTGAATTCCACCCGACGCCCGATGTCCCGACCGGACAGTCCGTCGCACGCCTCCAAGTGGTCCAGCTCCAGCGGCATGAACACACACTCCGCCAGGGCCGTCTGCCCCGGGCCAGGGGCGACACCGAGGATCCCGCTGCTGAACGCGTGGCTGCTGAGGCAGGCCACAAGCTGAGCGTGCTGAGCCTGGACGATCTCCGCGGTCGTCTTGGTCCCGGGGTGGTCGAACTCATAGGGGCCGGGATCCAGGGCGTGTGCGAGTTCATGACAGATGATCGCGGCACTATGGTCGGCGGCCGATGCCACCGAGAGGTCGACACGGACCTGGGCCAGGCGCCGCGAGAACATTCCCGTGGACACTCCTTGCGGACTGCGGATCTCGCCCTCGCTCATGACGTACCCGAGAGCCTGGGCAATCCGCTCGGCCGCTCCGTCAACGGTCGGCGGGGGTGTTCTCGGAGACCCTGCGGAGAAACAGGCCGTCCGTGACGTTCCCCCACCCGTCGGCGACCTTCTCCACCTCCGAGACGATGTCGAGTCGGCTGACGTCGTTCACGGCCGCCTCGTGGCAATGATCGTCGACAGATCACTGGCCAGCCGGACTTCGCTGCTCAGCAGAGCCGTGTGCTGGAGCCAACCGAGGCGAGCGGAGTCGGGTTCGCCGCCCATCAACGGTGGCCACTGGGTCATGAGGGTGAAGTCGTCGATGACGATCGTGCCCGCCGGCCGCAGCAGACGCTCGGGGTCGGCGGGCGGTGTCTTCTTCCCGTTGCCGCCGCCGTCGGTCACGAGAAGGCCGAAGGGACCGTGTGCGTAGATGGCGGTCCAGTCGCCGCAGATGATCTCCACGTCGGGAATGCCGGCGAAGAGCTTGCGCACCTCCTCGACCCGTCGTTCGTCACGTTCGACGCTGACGACCCGGACGCCGGGACGGCGGGCCGAGATCATCCAGGCCAGACCGACGCCGCAGCCGGTTCCGGTCTCCCCGATGCTCTCGAACGCACCGGCAGCCAGCGCGTGCAGCAGACGGCCCTGCTCCGGACGGCACGAGGAAGGAAATCCCAGGCTCTTGGCGGGTCCGACCGCCTCCACCACGAGATCCGGTAAGCCGACCAGGCCCGCATAGGCGTCAGCCTTCCCAGTTGGTCACCTCGGCCAGCTCGTCGAAAAGCCCTGACAGCACGTGCCCGATTCCTGTCCTGGTGATCTCCAGCCGTGCCAGGGGGCCACGTCCGAGAAAGTGACGGCCGAGGTCGCCCGCGGTGGGCGGTGCGCGGAGTGGAGCTCAAGGTCCCATCGCACCTGGGTGAGTTGATCTGCGGCCCAGTTCAGCAGGGGCTCACACCGCCGTCAAGCTCCTGATCGATGTCCTGAAGTCCGATGACCGAGGACAGGACATCGGCATCCGGTGCCTCCTCGTCCCCCAGCATCGCAGCGGCTCGTCGGCATTCTTCGGGAAGCGGTGGCGAGAATCCGATCCTGACTCCTGATGCGCGCACGGCGGGCAGCAAGGCGGCAGCGGCACCGCGGGCGAAGAGATGCAGCGGCTTTCGGCCAGCCAGGATCGCGGCTTGCGCGTGGACCGCCTCGGCGTGGCGTAACCATGCGTCGGGGCGCGGGACAACCATGCTGTCGCCTCCCCCGGCAGGTCCGCCACGACGCTGGCGACCCCGTGCTCGGCCCAGGGAGCCGCCCATTGGGCGAAGGATCCGATCGGCCACCGCGGGGTTCCGTGGGCGCCGGAAGGAACATGACGACATGACGGACCGAATTCGGCCGCGTCACCAGGATCGGGTCGCCGCTGGCGACCGGAATCAGATATCGCTCCACTGGGCCACCTTCGCGATGATGGGGATGGGAAAATGAGCGGCCCGACGTGCCTTCTTCTGGACGGCGAACTCAGCTTCGTGGGCGCTCTGTTGGAGCAGTCACCGCGAACCGTGGCGACCATTGTGGCCGACTTCACCTACGACCGGCATGGGAAGTACCGCCGCGGAGCGGTGTTCGCCAGGTCGCTGCGGGACGCTGGAATCGCCGCGTGCCGGTTCGACACGGAGAGCGGCTGACTGGCCGGCCGCAGCGCCGACTGCCGACCGACCCCTGGGACTCCATGGCCTCGCAGGTGGACCGCGCACGTGCCGCGGTGGCCCGGGAGCACCCGCAGGGCTTGCGGCACCTGCTGGTCGGGGTGGGGATCGGTGGTGTGGCGACGGTCCTCTCGGCGACTCGTGTGGCGCCGGACGCCGTGGTGCTCGTGGGCGCGGACCTCGTGCAGGGTGTGAGGTTCGTCGTCAACGGAATCGCGGGTGTCCGGCGCGGCGAGCAGGTGCTCCCGTCCCGGATATTCCGAAGCCGTGAGCAGTTGCGTGACCTGATCCAGCGCCTGCTGGAGGATCGGCACGGCCGCCGCGTCGAGATCGTCGCTGACACCGACCAGGAGCGTGGCTCCACAGCGCTGGATCTCCGTGGTGATCAATACAGGCCTCCGGCTCCTCGCCCGGGCGCCGGATCCCGAGAACCCCTCGTCCTGTCCCTCCACAGCCCTCGGCCAGCAAGGACGCGCCAGCCAGGCACCCACAACCCCGGCCTCGCTGCGGTCGCCCGGCATATGGCCCGGCGCGACCGCGCCGCACGCCGACCGAGTTAAAACCGGCGCCTCGACGGCCGATACATCAGTGGCCAGGCACGGACCCCCGATGGGCTTTCGTAGTGGCTGCCTGTCCTCGTGGTGGCGGGCCAGCCGCAGCGCGAAGGCCGGGGCGGGAGTTGACCCTGACAGTGTGTGAGGGGATTGGCTGGTCCCACCTGCTCGGCGATCCGCCGGTGGAGATCACCACTGTCTCTTCGAAGGGCCCCTTGTGCTCGGTTACATCGGCTCCGGCCCGTACTGCTACACGAACTCGCTGGCCATGATGCTGGGTGGGGAGTCTCCCTCCACCGCAGTCATCGAAACGTTGACCGGCTCACCGTTCGGCGCCCAGCTCATCGCCGGTTCCCTGCCCTTGTTCGACCCCTACGGCTGGAACCCCGAGAGCGGCCTCGACGCGGCAATCGCGCTGCTGGGCTGGACCTGTGAGCGCAGCGACGGCGGGACGCCGGCCGAGGCACTGAACCGGCTGCGGACCGCCTGCTCGCGCGGACCGGTCCTGGTCGGGCCGGTGGACATGGGCCTGCTGCTGTACCAGCCCGGCACACCGAACGCCGACGGCGGCGACCACTACGTCGTCGTACTCGCTGCGGACCAGGACACCATCGAACTCCACGACCCGCACGGCCACCCCTACGCGACGCTACCCGCACAGGCTTTCCTCTCCGCATGGGAGGCGAAGGCGATCAGTTACATCGATGCCCCGTTCGTACTGCGGGCCGGCTTCCTGCGCCATCATCGGCTCACTCCCACTGACGCGCTGCGACAGTCGCTTCCACAAGCCGAGCGGTGGCTGGCCGGCCGTGACGACCTGTCCATGCCTCCCGGCTCACTGGGCGGAACCGCCGCCGTCGAGGCGCTCGCCGACATGGTCGCCCGGGGCACACCCCCCGGCATCCGCACACTGCTCACCGCGTTCGGCGTCCGCGTGGGAGCACGACGTCTGAACGACGCGGCAACGTGCCTGAAAGAGCTGGGGCTGCCGCACGCGGCCTCCATCGCGCAGCGCCAGGCCCGGATCCTGGGCGGCCTGCAGTATCCGCTGGTGCGCGGCGACGACCAGACTGCAGCAGAGCAACTGCGGCACCTCGCCACCCTCTACGCGCAACTGCACAAGGCGCTGGCTGCGGCGCTGGACAGCGCCTTCTGAACGAAACTGAGGAGCACCTCCCCTGGCTGTGCTCGGGGACCTCAACTGTCCCCCACGCCGGTTCGCCGGACGAGTCCGAGCTGAGCACGTCGAGCTGTACTTGGCCGAGCACCTCAGAGCACTCGGCCAAGTACAGATGAACGTGCCCAGGTCCCCGCAGGTCTGCGGCGATGTCGGGCGAGAGCGCCCTACTGGAATCTCATTGGGTTTCGCTCTGACTGTCTCCGAATATGGGAGGCATGCATCTGAGGTACCCCTGCGTTTGCTGCGGCCACCTGACCCTGAACGACGGGCCTGGCTCGCATCAGATCTGTCCTGCCTGTTTCTGGGAGGACGACGTCATGCAGTTGCGCTGGCCAGACATGGTAGGCGGCGCCAACAGGTCGTCGTTGCTTGACGCCCAGCAGGAGTTCATCGCGCTTGGCGTGTGCGAGGAGCGATTCCTGGAGCATGTGCGACCGTCTGATGGTGATGAGCCGCTGGATCCAAACTGGCGGCCCATCGATCTGTCGAGGGACCGGTTCGAGTCCCGGGGGAACCTGCTCGCCGGTTGGCCGGACGATTACACGGTGTTGTACTGGTGGCGGTATCGGGACAATGGGTTCTGGCGACGCGGTTGACCAGCTCAGGCCGTGTTGTTGTCCCGTTCGATGGCAGCAAGTAGGTTCTTGAGGCGGTAGCTGGGGCCGTTGATGGATGCGACGTCGCAGTGGTGGAGGAGTCGGTCGATGATGGCGGTGGCGAGAACCTCGTCACCGAACACCTGCCCCCATTCACTGAAGGTCTTGTGTGAGGTCAGGATGATCGAGCCCTTTTCGTAGCGCTTTGAGATCACCTGGAAGACCAGGTTGGCCTCGGCTCGTTCCAACGGCTGGTAGCCGACCTCGTCAACGAATAGAATGCCCGGCCGAAGGTAAGTACGAAGCTTGTCATTGAGCCGGCCGGCCGTTTCGGCGGCCTTCAGCTGTCGCACCATGTCGTCGAGGCTGGTGACGTAGACGGAGAAACCGGCCCGGCAGGCAGCGACTGACAGCGCGACTGCGATGTGCGTCTTGCCGACTCCGGGCAGTCCCAGCAGGGCCGCGTTGCCCTTGGCCTCGACGAAAGCGAGGGTGGCGAGGTCTTTGATCTTGCGAGGGTCGAGTTCGGGCTGGAAGGTGAAGTCGTACTCGTCGAGCGTCTTGTGGTGCGGCAGTTTGGAGAGCCGCATGCCCAGGCGGAAGCAGCGGTCGTCGCGGACGGCGAGTTCTTCGGCCAGGACGAGGTCGAGGAAGTCGAGATAGCCCATCCTGGCCTCGTCCGCCCGGCCGGCGCACTGCTTCAGGCTCTCGGCCAGGTCGGGCAGACCAAGCTTGGCGGCCGCGGTGCGAATGCGGGTGCCGACCATCTCACTCAACGGGGCTCCTCCGGTGTGGGGCGGGTGATGAAGGGACGCGTTCCGGTCAGTTCGTCATCGACCGACAGGGTTCGGCGGCCGACCTCGACTCGGACGGCCGCGGCCCGGGGTCAGGAGAGCGGTCAGCTAGAGCGACTCCTCGCCGAGTTCCCGCTGCTGGCGGGGTTGATGAGGGACGTCACCAGCACTGGTTCGCCTGTTCCTTCCGTCGAAGGGTCCGTCCCAGTGCTTCTCGTCGACGACGCAAGCTCCGCGGCCTACGGCCCTCCCGTGCACCACAAGGAGAGTGTCGCCCTTGGCGTGGGGAACGGTGGAATGAAGCTGTCCATCGGCGTTGGTCCCGGATGAGTGCCCACAGAACGTCGAGACGACGGCGGGCGAGCGCGAGAATTGCCTGCTTGTGACTCTTGCCCTCGGCTCGTTTGCGGTCGTAGAACGTCTTCCACGTGGGACAGAAGCGGGCAGCGATCTGAGCCGAGAGGTAGAAAACGCGCAGGAGTCTGCGGTGGTATCGGTGTGGCCGGCGCATGTCGCCTCTGATGCGACCGGAGTCGGGACCGGTGCAAGTCCGGCGACACCAGCGAGGCGGCCTGCGCTGCCGAAGGCGTCCATGTCACCACCGGTGCAGGCGATGAACTCCGCCCCCAGCAACGGGCCCATGCCGGGCATGCTGAGAACCAAGTCCGCGTCGCGATGTTCACGGAAACGGACCGCGATCTGCGCGTCGATGCCAGCGATCTCATCGTCCAGAGCCAAAACTGCCCTGGCCAGGGTGTTGACCACAGCTGCAGCAGTGCTCTCCTCAGCCACGGCGGTGTGCTGGGACCGTGCCGCCGCGACGGCTGCATCGGCGATGGCCTGGGCGAAGGACTGGAGGTCCCGACGCATCCGTGCCTGATCTGCGATGACGTAAGCGTCCTTCGCATCGGTCTTGCCGTCTCCGCGGTAGCCACGGGAGGCGTGGTGGACGGTGCGGCCAGGAATGTAAAGCAACCGCTGACCATGGCCGAGCGCTTCGGATCCCCCGGGGTACCGACGTTCGGGCGCTCAGTCCACCTACTCGAAATGCCCATCCGCCAGCTGAATCGCTCAATCACTGAGTCGAAGCACCATAGTTGTCAACGGCTGCATCCGCTGAGCTGCTGCTTTGATCACCTGAGGCACAGTGGTTGTCACAAGGTCGGTGCGCTACCCGTCACCAACAGCGCGTGAAGCCATCCCGTTCCGCGACGAGCCGCGTCTGTTGCGGGCCGCGGGTTTCCAGGGCGTTCCGGGCGTTGTACTGGGCCATCCCATCGGACAGTCGGCCGGCGAAGGTCGACATCGGCTGGGGCGGAGCACCTCGGTGGATCCTCCTATTTCGAGGGCTGACGACTCCATCTGGAAGGCGAGACCTCTGGCCTGCCCCTCCGCGAGACGGCAGTTGTCCTGTCGCAACGCAGGCGGCGTTGACGTGACGTTGACTTGCATAGGTGCCAGATGTTCTGAGACTGCTGCCGGGGTCGATCTCAAACGATCTGGCTTTCGCGGAAGAGGTGATGGCGCCAGGTAGCCCGTCCGCTGTCAGTGGCGCCTGCGAGGGTGCTCTTCGTGAACCTTGAGAAATTCTGGGAACTTGTAGAGACGTGTCGCCTACAGGCGGACAGCAGGGATGCGCGGCTTCGTTCTGATTTGTCGCGCAGGCCGCTGGCGGAGATCGTTGAATTCCAGATGTGCCTCGACCAGGTGACCCGTCAGGCTTTCACCTGGGAGCTGGTGGCTGCGGCGGAGCGGATCTTCGGCGGCCGGTGTTCGGATGACGACTTCTGCTACTTCGGCCTCTGGATGGTCGGCCTGGGCAAAGACGCCTTCGGGCGAGCCGTGCTCGACCCTGATGCTCTGGCTGACACTCCTGAGGTCCTGCGCCTGGCGGGGCGAACGTGGAGGACCTGGGGCGATGACTGGCCCGGGTGGGAATCGCTCGACTATGTGGCATTGGAAGCCCATGGGCTTGTGACCGGGGATCCCGACGAGTGCGGGGATGCTTTCTATGCGGCTGTCGCGACTCGGCGGGGTGAACACGCGGTCAGCCAGGGCCTGGCCGGGAAGCGCTGGGACGTTCGGGATGAAGACGAGGCGGCCCGCAGGCTGCCAAGGTTGAGCGTCATGTTCCCGCTCAGCGCAGACGCGTGAGGCGCGACGAGTCAGCGTTGTTGATGGAAAACGCCGAGACTTTAGCGTTCTCAATTGGATGGCTTGCTTCACGGAAGCCTGTGCAGGTCAGCCTTCTTGCTCGTCGGCGAAGCTGCCCGTGGTCTCCCTAAGGCGATGCCGTGCTGCATCCAGACGCTCCGCGTAGTCAGCGGCGAAGATCCCGGGAAGTGCCTTGTCCAACGTTCCCGCGATCTTGTGGATCGGGGCCCATGCGGCCGGATCGTCGACCAGACGGCTGAGATCCGTCATCTGAACTCGCTCCAACCAGTCCGAGAGGACGAGTGCCTCGTCAGAGGTGAGCTTGATCGTGATCTCAGTGTTGTCCACGAGCCGAACTTAACCGGGCTCCTCCCGGAAGTCTCGTTCGCGATAGAGGCAGAACCGCAGCTCGGGCGCTATCGCGGACCGCGGGTCTCGGGCGCGTTCCGGTGTTGTACCGGGCGACCCACTCGGCGACGTCGTGGCATTCGGTCGGCGGGAAGGCGACATCGGGCACGAGCTGGAGCGCCTCGAGGATGTTCGCGCCTGAGTGCGTCTCGCGTACGTGATCCCCGGCGCACTGCACGGCCAGGTCCAGCCAGCCGTCGTCGAGGACGAGTTCGCCCGGTGCCCCGCACGGGGCGGACCGGATGTGCGTCACCGCGACCGGGATCCGCATCCCGAAACGGAAGCGGCTCCGCCATCCCCCGTGCCCTGCCCAACGCGCCTGGGTCACGCCGACCGGCAGGGGCGAGCGGTGGGGTTGGGGCGGGCCGGGGGGCTGCTGCCCCGAGAGCGCTCTGGGCCCCGGGCCTCACCCACACACGCCCCATCGGCACGGGCTGAGCCAGACCCCAACCTGACCAGCCGGCCTGTCGACGGGTGCTGCCGATCTCTTTGCCCTTACCCCCTGCCACCGCCACGCACGGCCAGAGCGGGAGGCGGAGCCTAAGACCGAAACTGAAGCACCAATCAATTTGCCTACAAACTATAGGCAGACTTACGGTCTCACTAGGAAAACCTAGAGAGGGTGATGGTTGTGGCGAGGGTGGGACTGAATCCGGAGCGGCTGACGCTCGCCGGCGCGGAACTCGCCGACGAGGCCGGATTCGATCAGGTGACGCTGTCCGCGCTCGCCCGACGCTTCGATGTGAAACCGGCGAGCCTGTACTCGCACGTGAAGAACTCGCACGAGCTCAAGACCCGGATCGCGTTGTTCGCGTTGGAGGAGCTCGCCGACCGGGTTTCCGACGCCGTCGCCGGGCGCGCGGGCAAGGGCGCCCTGATCGCCTTCGCGGACGCCTACCGGGACTACGCCCGAGCGCACCCCGGCCGGTACGAAGCGGCCCGGTACCGGCTCGACCCGGAGACCGCTGCGGCCAGTGCCGGTGTCCGGCATGCGCAGATGACGCGGGCGATCCTGCGCGGCTACGACCTGGACGAGCCGGAGCAGACCCATGCGGTCCGCATGCTGGGCAGCGTTTTCCACGGCTATGCCGCTCTGGAGGCGGCGGGTGCCTTCGAGCACACGGCCACACCCGCACAGCAGTCCTGGACCTGGACCCTGGACTGCCTCGACGCCGCACTGCGCAGCAGACCCACGCCCTGACCGCCCCACTCCACCGGCTTGAACGGCTTGAGACGATGAGCACCGAGCAGAACCTGATCACCACCCCCATCACCGTCGGCTTCCTGCGCGGACACCTGGACGTGGAAGAGACCGCCCACGGCCTCCTCCCGCACCGGCTGCCCACCTGGGCGCGCCGCCAGATCCCTGACGACCGCCTGGCCGTGGCCGAGGCCCAGCCCTCCGGCGTCCGGCTGGCCTTCCGCACCGCCGCCACCACCGTCCACCTGGACACCCTGCCCACCAAACGCGTCTACCGGGGCTTCCCGCCCCCGCCGGACGGCGTCTACGACCTCCTTGTCGACGGCCGTCTCACCGCGCAGGCCACCGTGGCCGGCGGGAACCTGCGCACCATCACCGACATGCAGGCCCAGACCGCCGAGTTCACCCCCGGACCGGCCGGCACCGCCCACTTCGCCGACCTCCCGGCCGGCGTCAAGAACATCGAGATCTGGCTCCCGCACGCGGAGATCACCAAGGTCATCGCCCTGCGCACCGACGCTCCCGTCGAGCCCGCACCGGACAACGGACGCCGGGTGTGGCTGCACCACGGCAGTTCCATCAGCCACGGCTCGAACGCCGTCTTCCCCAGCACCATCTGGCCCGCCCTGGCCGCGAACACCGGCGGCGTGGAGCTGATCAACCTCGGATTCGGCGGCAGCGCCATGGCGGACCCGTTCACCGCGCGCGCGATGCGCGACACCCCGGCCGACCTGATCAGCGTCAAGCTCGGCATCAACGTCGTCAACAGCGACGCCATGCGCCTGCGCGCCTTCGTCCCCGCCATCCACGGCTTCCTCGACACCATCCGCGAAGG
Protein-coding sequences here:
- a CDS encoding CPCC family cysteine-rich protein; the encoded protein is MHLRYPCVCCGHLTLNDGPGSHQICPACFWEDDVMQLRWPDMVGGANRSSLLDAQQEFIALGVCEERFLEHVRPSDGDEPLDPNWRPIDLSRDRFESRGNLLAGWPDDYTVLYWWRYRDNGFWRRG
- a CDS encoding DUF4240 domain-containing protein: MNLEKFWELVETCRLQADSRDARLRSDLSRRPLAEIVEFQMCLDQVTRQAFTWELVAAAERIFGGRCSDDDFCYFGLWMVGLGKDAFGRAVLDPDALADTPEVLRLAGRTWRTWGDDWPGWESLDYVALEAHGLVTGDPDECGDAFYAAVATRRGEHAVSQGLAGKRWDVRDEDEAARRLPRLSVMFPLSADA
- a CDS encoding O-methyltransferase, yielding MEAVGPAKSLGFPSSCRPEQGRLLHALAAGAFESIGETGTGCGVGLAWMISARRPGVRVVSVERDERRVEEVRKLFAGIPDVEIICGDWTAIYAHGPFGLLVTDGGGNGKKTPPADPERLLRPAGTIVIDDFTLMTQWPPLMGGEPDSARLGWLQHTALLSSEVRLASDLSTIIATRRP
- a CDS encoding LLM class flavin-dependent oxidoreductase, with protein sequence MRLDPSAGRPPALPERRTRRLGVDDRIIRAAETAERRLARAEEWLTILNETWEGSGITQDYSHKGDFYDIEGLRIYPALEKRPEIFLSGMTDEAIRLSGMFADIHTCCGPRSPRTHGATSSASGTSARRTGVGSASLCGCT
- a CDS encoding TetR/AcrR family transcriptional regulator; its protein translation is MARVGLNPERLTLAGAELADEAGFDQVTLSALARRFDVKPASLYSHVKNSHELKTRIALFALEELADRVSDAVAGRAGKGALIAFADAYRDYARAHPGRYEAARYRLDPETAAASAGVRHAQMTRAILRGYDLDEPEQTHAVRMLGSVFHGYAALEAAGAFEHTATPAQQSWTWTLDCLDAALRSRPTP
- the istB gene encoding IS21-like element helper ATPase IstB, producing the protein MSEMVGTRIRTAAAKLGLPDLAESLKQCAGRADEARMGYLDFLDLVLAEELAVRDDRCFRLGMRLSKLPHHKTLDEYDFTFQPELDPRKIKDLATLAFVEAKGNAALLGLPGVGKTHIAVALSVAACRAGFSVYVTSLDDMVRQLKAAETAGRLNDKLRTYLRPGILFVDEVGYQPLERAEANLVFQVISKRYEKGSIILTSHKTFSEWGQVFGDEVLATAIIDRLLHHCDVASINGPSYRLKNLLAAIERDNNTA
- a CDS encoding GDSL-type esterase/lipase family protein; this translates as MSTEQNLITTPITVGFLRGHLDVEETAHGLLPHRLPTWARRQIPDDRLAVAEAQPSGVRLAFRTAATTVHLDTLPTKRVYRGFPPPPDGVYDLLVDGRLTAQATVAGGNLRTITDMQAQTAEFTPGPAGTAHFADLPAGVKNIEIWLPHAEITKVIALRTDAPVEPAPDNGRRVWLHHGSSISHGSNAVFPSTIWPALAANTGGVELINLGFGGSAMADPFTARAMRDTPADLISVKLGINVVNSDAMRLRAFVPAIHGFLDTIREGHPTTPLLLVSPILCPTHENTPGPLMPDLSDGSLKFKATGDPAETAAGRLTLTIVREVLADIVKQRSTEDPNLHYLDGLDLYGENDHDEFPHPDAIHPSPEGHVRIGENFAKLVFSGNGPFAPTA